The following are encoded together in the Strongyloides ratti genome assembly S_ratti_ED321, chromosome : 2 genome:
- a CDS encoding Bestrophin/UPF0187 family-containing protein: MTIQYAQDIRNASIWSNVRVLLRWKGSVWKGVYKEFIVWALLFIAIYLLVRFGFNDEQKITFDRVSYAILKFQSFIPLTFMLGFYVTQVVMRWFLIIDNLSFIDSFSIYCTQYISGMDIRSQFMRRSILRYMATSQVLVYRDISPKVRKRFPEYSHIKDQGYLTEDECEKLSHQARNTLAPWWIPVSWAMKLIIDASKEGRLDNGHFGVQDCLGKIMAFKGSLQQLLIYDWFPIPLSYTQIVSIAVRSYFFFCLISRQKGMSNEFYDKKNKSLNLYVPIFTVLQFIIYMGWLKLAEELVNPLGNDDDDIDVDFVLNRNLSAGLGIVDKDLEFTPSIIGDVMYKKPYPKVLNTPEVNEFPYETLLKKGKIN, translated from the exons atgaCGATACAGTATGCTCAAGATATTAGAAATGCTTCTATATGGTCTAATGTTAGAGTTCTTTTAAGATGGAAAGGAAGTGTCTGGAAGGGTGTttataaagaatttattgtttgggcattattatttatagctATCTATTTATTAGTTAGATTTGGATTTAATGATGAACAAAAAAT aaCTTTTGATAGAGTTTCATATgctatattaaaatttcaatcATTTATTCCTTTAACATTTATGTTAGGATTTTATGTAACACAAGTTGTTATGAGATggtttttaataattgataatttatcatttattgatagtttttcaatttattgtACACAATATATATCAGGAATGGATATTCGTTCACAATTTATGAGAAGATCAATATTAAGATATATGGCAACATCTCAAGTTCTTGTTTATAGAGATATCAGTCCAAAAGTTAGAAAACGTTTTCCAGAATATTCTCATATTAAAGATCAAGGATATCTTACAGAAGATGAATGTGAAAAACTTTCTCATCAAGCAAGAAATACTTTAGCACCATGGTGGATTCCAGTATCCTGGGCaatgaaattaattataGATGCTTCAAAAGAAGGTAGATTAGATAATGGTCATTTTGGTGTACAAGATTGTTTAGGAAAAATTATGGCATTTAAAGGTTCACTTcaacaattattaatatatgatTGGTTTCCAATACCATTATCTTATACTCAAATAGTTTCAATTGCCGTTAGaagttattttttcttttgtttaaTTAGTAGACAAAAAGGAATGTCAAAtgaattttatgataaaaaaaataaatcactTAATTTATATGTACCAATATTTACTGtattacaatttattatttatatggGTTGGTTAAAACTTGCTGAAGAATTGGTAAATCCATTAGgtaatgatgatgatgatattGATGTagattttgttttaaatagaaatttatCAGCTGGACTTGGAATTGTAGATAAAGATTTAGAATTTACACCATCAATTATTGGTGAtgtaatgtataaaaaacCATATCCGAAAGTATTAAATACTCCAGAAGTTAATGAATTTCCATATgaaacttt
- a CDS encoding Lipase EstA/Esterase EstB family-containing protein translates to MKYFLKSTLLLLILNHFKVSTSVKGPFTEDFRKWLNNNGYSEYDFPKLMFGTSGSYGGKITTNETIQNIPIIFIHGNSDSALNAGTSTTTGWSKNIEYFISNGYKSGELYALTWGDRDPLTASLKVHDCETVIRLRKFIEAVLNYTKSPKINIISHSMGVTLGRKAIQGGILLEYLGTSCDIGKSINDKIDIFIGISGANLGLCNCEGYSSTISPTCNPINGLYPGNFCGLNVAVCGINPLPFPCSSVIYSNFLTTLNNNLTPEASTIFSLWSKNDDIIMYFDYVWGKPTSLIPNSIKKVVYGLTHMETKENTLDIQYQMITKREID, encoded by the exons atgaaatactttttaaaatcaacACTATTATTACTgatattaaatcattttaaagtATCAACTTCCGTAAAAGGACCTTTTACAGAAGATTTTAGGAAATGgttaaataataatggtTATAGTGAATATGACTTTCCTAAATTAATGTTTGGTACTTCTGGTTCATATGGTGGTAAAATAACTACAAATGAAACTATACAAAATATaccaattatatttatacatgGAAATTCTGATTCTGCATTGAATGCTGGTACCTCAACAACTACTGGATGgagtaaaaatattgaatattttatttctaatggTTATAAATCTGGAGAGTTATATGCATTAACATGGGGTGATAGAGATCCTTTGACAGCCTCATTAAAAGTACATGACTGTGAAACTGTAATACgtttaagaaaatttattgaagctgttttaaattatactaaatcacctaaaattaatattatatcacATTCAATGGGTGTAACACTTGGTAGGAAAGCTATACAAGGTGGTATATTATTAGAATATCTTGGAACATCTTGTGATATTGGAAAAtctataaatgataaaattgatatttttattggtaTATCTGGTGCAAATTTAGGTTTATGTAATTGTGAAGGATACTCTTCAACAATATCACCAACCTGTAATCCTATT AATGGACTTTATCCAGGAAATTTTTGTGGATTAAATGTTGCTGTTTGCGGAATAAATCCTCTTCCATTTCCATGTTCAAGTGTAATATATAGTAACTTTCTAacaacattaaataataatcttaCACCAGAAGCGTCAACTATTTTCTCTTTATGGTCAAAGAATGATGATATTATAATGTATTTTGATTATGTATGGGGAAAACCAACTAGTCTAATACCAAAcagtataaaaaaagtagtttATGGATTAACACATATGgaaacaaaagaaaatacTTTAGATATACAATATCAAATGATAACTAAAAGGGAAatagattaa
- a CDS encoding Ground-like domain-containing protein yields the protein MWNFINILIGCFLFTYINATKGKLKTELLNNLNLYTNNQEEQLELFTPKMTNDIEKIENNSKKDTFKNQIVSKVFKSKVSEYNEKLLVKKPKYVRNKNGIHKIKQRQLDSTSNSELDEIKRWRHTFYRNLKTNPTLFRPQIRIEKDDSQVNVPVVKEFGRDHKGRTIRLFGVEASGYKFNNTQNPPPQFYDYVQQNNNFPTLSPVVSNRIYQEKYGNEYLSPMKSKTFENDNENFQVNTLPSYNNNPISNYNQQQNQFSILSPGYINNNNKYESNSNQYNPSTISYNVYPNNNNNYYTTTPSSYIEQKNNFFTTIQPYINQQQSIYTISSTPSNYYSIDNYQQQQIVGLNKYTNEIINCPSGTKPSSYNPKMCEQILLTPSMDLSTQPIGIPEVSQEDIINAKPDENIEKCNNPKMQEIIEETIITNDADKSKRAIQERLESEFNGYFNVICGTGFFSYIAHTDDFCQVSGGGLNCYIFSPVCQKIQTSHFYSYPGTKNKKKKYNVIHKGKVYLNRN from the exons atgtggaattttattaatatattaataggatgttttttatttacatatattaatGCTACTAaaggaaaattaaaaacagaattattaaataatcttaatttatatactaaTAATCAGGAGGAACAATTAGAACTTTTTACACCAAAAATGACAaatgatattgaaaaaattgaaaataattcaaaaaaagatacttttaaaaatcaaattgttagcaaagtttttaaatcaaaagttagtgaatataatgaaaaacttttagttaaaaaaccTAAATAtgtaagaaataaaaatggtatacataaaattaaacaaagaCAATTAGATTCAACATCAAATTCTGAGTTAgatgaaattaaaagatGGAGACATACATTTTATAGAAATCTTAAAACAAATCCAACATTATTTAGACCACAAATAAGAATTGAAAAAGATGATTCACAAGTTAATGTACCAGTTGTTAAAGAATTTGGAAGAGATCATAAAGGAAGAACAATAAGATTATTTGGTGTTGAGGCAAGTggatataaatttaataatacacAAAATCCACCACCACAATTTTATGATTATGtacaacaaaataataattttccaACATTATCACCAGTAGTATCAAATCGTATCTATCAAGAAAAGTATggaaatgaatatttatctCCAATGAAAAGTAAAACttttgaaaatgataatgaaaattttcaAGTTAATACATTACcatcatataataataatccaATATCTAATTATAATCAACAACAAAAtcaattttctattttatcaccaggttatataaataataataataaatatgaatCTAATTCAAATCAATATAATCCCTCAACAATATCTTATAATGTTTAtccaaataataataataattattatacaaCAACTCCTTCATCATATAtagaacaaaaaaataatttttttacaacaatTCAACCATATATTAATCAACAACAATCAATTTATACAATTTCATCTACACCAAGTAATTATTATAGTATTGATAATTATCAACAACAACAAATTGTtggtttaaataaatatacaaatgaaataattaattgtCCTAGTGGTACAAAACCATCTTCTTATAATCCAAAAATGTGtgaacaaatattattaacacCATCAATGGATCTTTCAACACAACCTATTGGTATACCAGAAGTTTCACAAGAAGATATTATTAATGCAAAACCAGAtgaaaatatagaaaaatgtaataatcCAAAGATGCAAGAAATTATTGAAGAg acTATTATAACAAATGATGCTGATAAAAGTAAAAGGGCAATACAAGAAAGATTAGAAAGTGAATTTAATggatattttaatgttatatgTGGTACAGgattttttagttatatagCACATACAGATGATTTTTGTCAAGTGTCAGGTGGTGGActtaattgttatattttttcaccagtttgtcaaaaaattcaaacatcacatttttattcatatccaggaacaaaaaataaaaaaaaaaagtataatgtTATTCATAAGggaaaagtttatttaaatagaaattaa
- a CDS encoding LD29161p has protein sequence MFFCIIFKIIILICSILINKTFGNDIYYDSLQKDLLLKKLLNNFPISNPFTNINYDNIKFLQEKYKNSNNYEDNSNNENFSEIKMTGRIIDNFLIKFENSGSLENYDIIDSKLYITYDVLSNDKKNIEGKIHVYDVKSSPKVGTSLGSTFLHFDEYEKKDLTMIINLTKEYSHEYIKLGKKNLYMVIIPKTLNSFLNITITHADILMKVINKQNRKKRHDNEFSACENDISKDSCCMKSYEINFDDLKWDFIIAPRVIKTNYCYGECRKIIKKSTIGNVLSTMENENNINYRSCCHPIEYKPINVTVFINKSMVETKLINDLLVKKCSCY, from the exons atgtttttttgtattatttttaaaattattatattaatttgtagtattttaattaat aaaacatttggaaatgatatatattatgaCAGTTTacaaaaagatttattactgaaaaaattactaaacAATTTTCCTATATCTAATCCTTTcacaaatattaattatgataatattaaatttttacaagaaaaatataaaaatagtaataattatgaagataatagtaataatgaaaattttagtGAAATTAAAATGACCGGTAgaattattgataattttttgattaaatttgaaaatagtGGAAGTCTTGaaaattatgatataatAGATAGTAAACTTTATATTACATATGATGTTCtttcaaatgataaaaaaaatattgaaggAAAGATACATGTTTATGATGTAAAAAGTTCACCTAAAGTTGGTACATCTTTAGGTAGTACTTTTTTACACTTTGatgaatatgaaaaaaaggATTTAACTatgattattaatttaactaaAGAATATTCAcatgaatatattaaattaggaaaaaaaaatctttatatGGTAATTATACCAAAAACATTGaatagttttttaaatattacaataactCATGctgatattttaatgaaagttataaataaacaaaatcgTAAAAAACGTCATGACAATGAATTTTCTGCCTGTGAAAATGATATATCAAAAGATTCATGTTGTATGAAGTcatatgaaataaattttgatgaTTTAAAGTGGGATTTCATTATTGCTCCAAGagttattaaaacaaattattgttatggtgaatgtagaaaaattattaaaaaaagtacaattGGTAATGTTTTAAGTACAAtggaaaatgaaaataatattaattatcgAAGTTGTTGTCATCCAATTGAATACAAACCAATTAATGTAactgtttttataaataagtCTATGGTtgaaacaaaattaattaatgatttattagttaaaaaatgttCATGTTactaa
- a CDS encoding FI18412p1, whose amino-acid sequence MNSPDIHLCKYDLNNSKKNDDKKHSPINIMTSKIFSFIPILTWLPKYKIKDDLIPDIISGITTGILHVPQGIAYAKITDVLPVYGLYVSFLAPLIYMFFGTSKHASLGTSSFICLMAGVTTQMIKDKYNLSFSGNFNNTIFDSEDEWKKELTNIEITTASTFTIGLILTLGAIFRFKIITTYMPDSLIKGFTTGAAFHVALSQIDDIMGVNIPRFSGIGNLIYKIIALFKKIPHTNIYTFIVSIITLIFYYLGDNFITPFIHKKTKKKFPIPYEVISMIIFTIISSTFLFQDNFDMSVVGDIPTDIPSPQLPYFKLIPDLIGNCILISLVNVTIHLSMVKMLATKYRYEDELKTGQEIYALGFTSILSSFFPVFPSAMAMSRTMVLVNSGGKTQLTNLFSSTLLAFVILYLGPYLFNLPMCVLSITIIYALRSMFSSIFQVHKMFQESKYDGGIYLVSLVVTIFADIVYGLIVSIIFALFTIVIRTQNSKWSLLFPVSPHIIQPLSIQSNKLNIDKIPEISRYYKDPIFTSHQPLFAVHRFEGSLIFTNGEEFRNSCIESIKELKQRKSIKYLDYVNDITTDIILILDFSRITEIDLVGIKFLKEVITTSNNNNIQIIGANVNESVLKTLEITGVTKTKIIFYDSLQKAITSITSINGKKKKIDNNFIVKL is encoded by the exons ATGAATTCACCTGATATTCAT TTGTGTAAATAcgatttaaataattcaaaaaaaaatgacgataaaaaacattctcctattaatattatgacatccaaaattttttctttcatacCTATTTTAACATGGCTtccaaaatataaaataaaagatgatTTAATACCTGACATTATATCTGGAATAACAACAGGAATTCTTCACGTACCACAG gGTATTGCTTATGCTAAGATTACAGATGTTCTTCCTGTCTACGGTCTTTATGTTAGTTTTCTTGCTCCGTTAATATACATGTTTTTCGGAACATCGAAACATGCAAGCTTAGGAACAAGTAGTTTCATTTGTTTGATGGCTGGTGTTACGACACAAAtgattaaagataaatataacttATCTTTTTCtggtaattttaataatacaatatttgATTCTGAGGATGAGTGGAAAAAAGAGTTAACTAATATAGAAATAACAACAGCATCAACATTTACTATTGGGCTTATTCTTACCCTAGGAGCTATATTTAGATTTAAAATCATAACAACTTATATGCCTGATTCATTGATTAAAGGTTTTACAACGGGTGCAGCATTTCATGTAGCTTTATCACAGATAGACGATATCATGGGTGTAAATATACCACGATTTTCAGGAATtggaaatttaatttat aaaataattgctttatttaaaaaaataccacatacaaatatttatacatttatagtTAGTATCataactttaatattttattatcttggtgataattttattacaccatttatacataaaaagacaaaaaaaaaatttccaaTTCCATATGAAGTAATTtcaatgataatatttacaataatttcaagtacttttttatttcaagATAATTTTGATATGTCTGTTGTTGGTGATATTCCTACAGATATTCCATCACCACAATTACCatactttaaattaattCCTGATCTTATTGGTAATTGTATTTTGATTAGCCTTGTCAATGTAACTATTCATTTGTCAATGGTTAAGATGTTAGCAACAAAATATAGGTATGAAGATGAATTAAAAACTGGTCAAGAAATTTATGCACTTGGATTTACATCAATtttatcatctttttttCCAGTTTTTCCTTCAGCAATGGCAATGTCTAGAACGATGGTTTTAGTTAATTCTGGTGGTAAAACACAATTAACAAATCTTTTTAGTTCTACTTTATTAGCTTTtgtcattttatatttaggtccatatttatttaatttacctATG tGTGTCTTATctattacaataatatatgCCTTAAGATCAATGTTTTCATCAATATTTCAAGTACATAAAATGTTTCAAGAAAGTAAATATGATGGAGGAATATATTTAGTATCATTAGTAGTAACAATTTTTGCTGATATTGTTTATGGATTAATtgtatcaataatttttgcTTTATTTACAATTGTAATACGAACACAAAATTCAAAATGGTCATTACTTTTTCCAGTTTCACCACATATTATACAACCATTATCAATTCAATCAAATAAATTGAATATCGATAAAATCCCTGAAATAAGTAGATACTATAAAGATCCAATATTTACATCACATCAACCATTATTTGCTGTTCATCGTTTTGAAGgatcattaatatttactaATGGTGAAGAATTTAGAAATAGTTGTATAGAATctataaaagaattaaaacaaagaaaatctataaaatatcttGATTATGTTAACGACATAACAActgatataatattaatactaGACTTTTCACGTATTACAGAAATTGATTTAGTTGGTATTAAATTCTTGAAAGAAGTTATTACAACTtctaataacaataatattcaaataatCGGTGCTAATGTAAATG aatCCGTATTAAAAACACTTGAAATTACAGGAGttacaaaaacaaaaattatattttatgatagtCTTCAGAAAGCAATAACATCAATAACATCAATTAAtggtaaaaagaaaaaaatagataacaattttatagttaaattatga
- a CDS encoding Lipase, class 3 family-containing protein, producing MLLFKVLTLVFCNIILILSQKPATTLKTGYNQDEAKILFMLSAGAYSINPEPCIARSFDPSSKFILFNNHSETCDSGGNICSFYTIVSPVEKKIIIVFRGTKTKQQLLREGIASLQNGIDFYGIGLVNRYFFRAHNVLWDDVVKIYEDSKYNNYKVYITGHSLGGALASLAAIRTQIEGYRNSNDIVLYTFGQPRVGSPKFAFEFDKLIPNSWRVIHRLDIVPHLPACAKDHNSRLIKFDKDDSKPCNPYGGDYPYHHGTEIWYPKGMSENDTFYECTGSPINEDFSCSDSLSFEVSKYSTYISDHRHYFDHKITSFGKLGCIPNARGYEEMVPDGAEVAESTPENKKIIENSNSASSSSAGTFTKIVNKIQKIFG from the exons ATGTTACTATTTAAAGTATTAACTTTagtattttgtaatattattttaattttatctcaGAAGCCTGCAACAACATTAAAAACTGGATACAATCAAGATGAAGCtaagatattatttatgttaaGTGCAGGAGCTTACTCTATAAATCCTGAGCCATGTATAGCaag aagttTTGATCCTTCTTCgaaatttatactttttaataatcattCTGAAACATGTGATTCTGGTGGTAATATATGTTCTTTTTATACAATTGTTAGTcctgttgaaaaaaaaattattattgtctTTAGGGGTACTAAAACTAAACAACAATTATTAAGAGAAGGTATAGCTTCTTTACAAAATGGTATTGATTTCTATGGAATAGGTCTTGTCAATAGATATTTCTTTAGAGCACATAATGTTTTATGGGATGATGTTGTTAAGATTTATGAAGATTCaaagtataataattataaagtttatattaCTGGTCATTCACTTGGTGGAGCATTAGCATCATTAGCAGCCATTAGAACACAAATTGAAGGTTATAGAAATAGTAATGACAttgttttatatacttttggTCAACCAAGAGTTGGATCACCTAAATTTGCCTTtgaatttgataaattaataccAAATAGTTGGCGTGTTATTCATAGACTTGATATTGTTCCACATTTACCAGCCTGCGCTAAAGATCACAATTCaagattaattaaatttgataaagatGATAGTAAACCATGTAATCCATATGGTGGTGATTATCCATATCATCATGGAACAGAAATATGGTATCCAAAAGGAATGAGTGAAAATGATACATTTTATGAATGTACAGGATCACCAATAAATGAAGATTTTTCATGTAGTGATTCATTAAGTTTTGAAGTTTCAAAATATAGTACTTATATAAGTGATCATAGACATTATTTTGATCATAAAATAACTTCATTTGGTAAGTTAGGTTGTATTCCAAATGCTCGAGGATATGAAGAGATGGTTCCTGATGGTGCTGAGGTAGCAGAGTCAACAcctgaaaataaaaaaataattgaaaattcaAATTCAGCATCTTCATCAAGTGCTGGAACTTTCACTAAGatagttaataaaatacaaaagaTATTTGGATGA
- a CDS encoding WD40 repeat and WD40/YVTN repeat-like-containing domain and WD40-repeat-containing domain-containing protein, giving the protein MDNETRIGEVHCVTFNQDLKSLLVGHERGYSIYSITTIDKLEKVVECTKPEYKEVIHFERLFSSNLITLVHRNKPRHLFVCNFGKGMEVCNQPCVNSIVAVRLNRYRIVICLEETIHIHNVRDMKKIQTINDTPRNPNGIIDLSNNEPSFVAYPGDAHNGIVNIYDGNNCNSAIIIHAHDSPLAALKFNDEGTKIATSSTKGTVIRIWDVSTGDKLFEFSRGVSRCVTIYSLAFSPCSGCLAASSNTETVHIFKLNQQNEGKQNEDDQNSGTWVGYIQKQFSPYLPTQVSEVISRSKSYATATLPRSGFKNVVLATTGGYLYCYHIPPEGGECSLLHQYIIGPTASVTQNNSNDSGIASITQTNPSNSTQKSGKVVENEGEKKLPISGGIDKQDEFPPLS; this is encoded by the exons ATGGACAATGAAACACGGATTGGTGAAGTTCATTGTGTGACATTTAACCAAGATTTAAAGAGTCTTCTTGTAGGTCATGAAAGAGGTTATTCAATTTATAGTATTACaacaattgataaattagaaaaagttGTTGAATGTACAAAACCAGAATACAAAGAAGTAATTCATTTTGAAAGATTATTCTCATCTAATTTAATTACACTTGTTCATAGAAACAAGCCTAGGCATCTTTTTGTTTGTAATTTTGGAAAAGGTATGGAAGTATGTAATCAACCATGTGTAAATTCAATTGTTGCTGTAAGACTAAATAGATAT aGAATTGTTATTTGTCTCGAAGAAACCATTCATATACATAATGTTCGtgatatgaaaaaaatcCAGACAATTAATGATACTCCAAGAAATCCAAATGGTATAATTGATTTATCTAATAATGAACCATCTTTTGTCGCTTATCCTGGTGATGCTCACAATGgaattgttaatatttatgatGGAAACAATTGTAACTCAGCAATTATTATTCATGCTCATGATTCTCCATTAGCtgctttaaaatttaatgatgaaGGAACTAAGATTGCTACATCATCTACAAAAGGAACTGTTATTAGAATATGGGATGTTTCAACTGgagataaattatttgaattttcTCGTGGTGTATCCCGATGTGTTACAATTTATTCACTAGCATTTTCTCCATGTTCAGGATGTCTTGCAGCATCAAGTAACACGGAAACagttcatatttttaaattaaatcaaCAAAATGAAGGAAAACAAAATGAGGATGATCAAAATTCAGGAACTTGGGTAGGATATATTCAAAAACAATTTTCTCCCTATCTTCCTACACAAGTCAGTGAGGTAATCTCACGTTCAAAATCATATGCTACAGCAACATTACCACGTTCTGGTTTTAAAAACGTTGTCT TAGCTACAACTGGTGGTTATCTTTATTGCTACCACATTCCACCAGAGGGAGGTGAGTGCTCTCTTTTACATCAGTACATCATTGGTCCAACGGCAAGCGTAACACAAAATAATAGCAATGATTCAGGAATTGCGTCAATTACACAAACAAATCCCTCTAATTCTACTCAAAAAAGTGGAAAAGTTGTTGAAAATGAGGGAGAAAAGAAGTTACCAATTTCTGGTGGCATAGATAAGCAAGATGAATTTCCACCATTaagttaa